The proteins below are encoded in one region of Lactuca sativa cultivar Salinas chromosome 3, Lsat_Salinas_v11, whole genome shotgun sequence:
- the LOC111918765 gene encoding plant UBX domain-containing protein 10 isoform X1 — translation MSEVESVTGVKDNSESESTTSVTGRELIRPVAVGALRLPWKLFFLPISVIGGSVGRVTGSVRLSFRVATDSVFSYWLRMVRLTSSSRSRKPSSTPLVSASVSTTVEASEAVDFLSEFESRYGEIHPNFVPGGFMDAVELSRRECKLLFVYLHSPDNPDSSSFCVKTLCSEFLSAFVNENFVSWGDTIGKNERLEISKSLNASRFPFWAVIKGATDTGEGFSKLRQFEGPSSAEEMVTELQSVLEENAASLVAASVDSTDEHTNSSPLMEEEDAPCSVALEADLGNEFQREEDQNEIEPEAESEAKLCEEEASLLVAEPEPEPGPDFVQFEGPSSPEEMVTELQSVLEENDRAFDAASVNTTDEHTNNPPLMEEEDAPYPAALEADQDDELQMEEDQNGKELEAERDAKLCDEPEPEPEPEPEPEPVIEVFVRLPIGENIVGSFPCTATLQSVYDFVDSSGWLDVGSYTLVTFFPRVLYGQHQLSSTLEELGLHPQTSLFVELNY, via the exons ATGAGTGAAGTAGAATCTGTTACGGGTGTCAAAGATAACAGCGAGTCGGAGTCCACAACTTCCGTCACCGGAAGAGAACTAATCAGACCTGTAGCAGTAGGTGCTCTACGATTACCATGGAAGCTGTTCTTCCTCCCGATTTCTGTAATCGGTGGTAGCGTAGGGAGAGTTACCGGTTCAGTTAGGCTGAGTTTTCGGGTGGCTACTGATTCTGTTTTCTCTTATTGGCTACGCATGGTCCGGTTAACTAGCTCTAGTCGTAGCCGGAAACCGTCGTCGACTCCTCTAGTTTCGGCTTCTGTGTCAACAACGGTGGAGGCATCGGAAGCAGTGGATTTCTTGTCAGAATTTGAGAGTCGATATGGTGAAATACATCCAAATTTCGTTCCCGGGGGTTTTATGGATGCAGTGGAGTTGTCTAGGCGTGAGTGTAAGCTGTTGTTTGTTTACTTGCACTCACCGGATAATCCTGATTCATCGTCGTTCTGTGTAAAGACTCTGTGTTCGGAGTTTTTATCGGCGTTTGTAAACGAAAACTTTGTTTCTTGGGGTGATACTATTGGGAAAAATGAGAGACTTGAAATCAGTAAGAGCTTGAACGCTTCTAGGTTTCCTTTCTGGGCGGTGATTAAAGGAGCCACCGACACCGGCGAGGGTTTTTCTAAGCTCCGGCAG TTTGAGGGGCCTTCATCAGCTGAAGAAATGGTTACAGAGTTGCAGAGTGTTCTAGAAGAAAATGCCGCATCCCTTGTTGCAGCAAGCGTCGATAGCACCGATGAACACACAAACAGCTCGCCATTGATGGAGGAAGAAGACGCTCCATGTTCAGTTGCACTTGAAGCCGATCTA GGTAACGAATTCCAGAGGGAGGAAGATCAAAACGAAATAGAACCGGAAGCTGAGAGTGAAGCTAAGTTGTGCGAGGAGGAAGCTTCGTTGCTGGTGGCTGAACCTGAACCTGAACCGGGACCTGATTTTGTTCAG TTTGAGGGGCCTTCATCACCTGAAGAAATGGTTACAGAGTTGCAGAGTGTTCTTGAAGAAAATGACCGAGCCTTTGATGCAGCAAGCGTCAATACCACAGATGAGCACACAAACAACCCACCATTGATGGAGGAAGAAGACGCTCCATATCCAGCTGCACTTGAAGCCGATCAA GATGACGAATTGCAGATGGAAGAAGATCAAAACGGAAAGGAACTGGAAGCAGAGCGTGATGCTAAATTGTGCGATGAGCCGGAGCCAGAGCCAGAGCCGGAGCCTGAGCCTGAGCCTGTTATTGAG GTGTTCGTGAGACTACCAATAGGAGAGAATATAGTAGGAAGTTTTCCTTGTACAGCTACTCTACAATCTGTGTATGATTTCGTAGATTCTTCGGGGTGGTTAGATGTCGGGAGCTACACTCTTGTCACCTTCTTCCCTCGAGTTCTTTATGGTCAGCATCAACTCTCCTCCACACTTGAAGAACTTGGACTGCACCCTCAAACCAGTCTTTTTGTGGAGCTCAATTACTGA
- the LOC111918765 gene encoding plant UBX domain-containing protein 10 isoform X2 — MSEVESVTGVKDNSESESTTSVTGRELIRPVAVGALRLPWKLFFLPISVIGGSVGRVTGSVRLSFRVATDSVFSYWLRMVRLTSSSRSRKPSSTPLVSASVSTTVEASEAVDFLSEFESRYGEIHPNFVPGGFMDAVELSRRECKLLFVYLHSPDNPDSSSFCVKTLCSEFLSAFVNENFVSWGDTIGKNERLEISKSLNASRFPFWAVIKGATDTGEGFSKLRQFEGPSSAEEMVTELQSVLEENAASLVAASVDSTDEHTNSSPLMEEEDAPCSVALEADLREEDQNEIEPEAESEAKLCEEEASLLVAEPEPEPGPDFVQFEGPSSPEEMVTELQSVLEENDRAFDAASVNTTDEHTNNPPLMEEEDAPYPAALEADQDDELQMEEDQNGKELEAERDAKLCDEPEPEPEPEPEPEPVIEVFVRLPIGENIVGSFPCTATLQSVYDFVDSSGWLDVGSYTLVTFFPRVLYGQHQLSSTLEELGLHPQTSLFVELNY, encoded by the exons ATGAGTGAAGTAGAATCTGTTACGGGTGTCAAAGATAACAGCGAGTCGGAGTCCACAACTTCCGTCACCGGAAGAGAACTAATCAGACCTGTAGCAGTAGGTGCTCTACGATTACCATGGAAGCTGTTCTTCCTCCCGATTTCTGTAATCGGTGGTAGCGTAGGGAGAGTTACCGGTTCAGTTAGGCTGAGTTTTCGGGTGGCTACTGATTCTGTTTTCTCTTATTGGCTACGCATGGTCCGGTTAACTAGCTCTAGTCGTAGCCGGAAACCGTCGTCGACTCCTCTAGTTTCGGCTTCTGTGTCAACAACGGTGGAGGCATCGGAAGCAGTGGATTTCTTGTCAGAATTTGAGAGTCGATATGGTGAAATACATCCAAATTTCGTTCCCGGGGGTTTTATGGATGCAGTGGAGTTGTCTAGGCGTGAGTGTAAGCTGTTGTTTGTTTACTTGCACTCACCGGATAATCCTGATTCATCGTCGTTCTGTGTAAAGACTCTGTGTTCGGAGTTTTTATCGGCGTTTGTAAACGAAAACTTTGTTTCTTGGGGTGATACTATTGGGAAAAATGAGAGACTTGAAATCAGTAAGAGCTTGAACGCTTCTAGGTTTCCTTTCTGGGCGGTGATTAAAGGAGCCACCGACACCGGCGAGGGTTTTTCTAAGCTCCGGCAG TTTGAGGGGCCTTCATCAGCTGAAGAAATGGTTACAGAGTTGCAGAGTGTTCTAGAAGAAAATGCCGCATCCCTTGTTGCAGCAAGCGTCGATAGCACCGATGAACACACAAACAGCTCGCCATTGATGGAGGAAGAAGACGCTCCATGTTCAGTTGCACTTGAAGCCGATCTA AGGGAGGAAGATCAAAACGAAATAGAACCGGAAGCTGAGAGTGAAGCTAAGTTGTGCGAGGAGGAAGCTTCGTTGCTGGTGGCTGAACCTGAACCTGAACCGGGACCTGATTTTGTTCAG TTTGAGGGGCCTTCATCACCTGAAGAAATGGTTACAGAGTTGCAGAGTGTTCTTGAAGAAAATGACCGAGCCTTTGATGCAGCAAGCGTCAATACCACAGATGAGCACACAAACAACCCACCATTGATGGAGGAAGAAGACGCTCCATATCCAGCTGCACTTGAAGCCGATCAA GATGACGAATTGCAGATGGAAGAAGATCAAAACGGAAAGGAACTGGAAGCAGAGCGTGATGCTAAATTGTGCGATGAGCCGGAGCCAGAGCCAGAGCCGGAGCCTGAGCCTGAGCCTGTTATTGAG GTGTTCGTGAGACTACCAATAGGAGAGAATATAGTAGGAAGTTTTCCTTGTACAGCTACTCTACAATCTGTGTATGATTTCGTAGATTCTTCGGGGTGGTTAGATGTCGGGAGCTACACTCTTGTCACCTTCTTCCCTCGAGTTCTTTATGGTCAGCATCAACTCTCCTCCACACTTGAAGAACTTGGACTGCACCCTCAAACCAGTCTTTTTGTGGAGCTCAATTACTGA
- the LOC111918765 gene encoding plant UBX domain-containing protein 10 isoform X3 produces MSEVESVTGVKDNSESESTTSVTGRELIRPVAVGALRLPWKLFFLPISVIGGSVGRVTGSVRLSFRVATDSVFSYWLRMVRLTSSSRSRKPSSTPLVSASVSTTVEASEAVDFLSEFESRYGEIHPNFVPGGFMDAVELSRRECKLLFVYLHSPDNPDSSSFCVKTLCSEFLSAFVNENFVSWGDTIGKNERLEISKSLNASRFPFWAVIKGATDTGEGFSKLRQFEGPSSAEEMVTELQSVLEENAASLVAASVDSTDEHTNSSPLMEEEDAPCSVALEADLGNEFQREEDQNEIEPEAESEAKLCEEEASLLVAEPEPEPGPDFVQDDELQMEEDQNGKELEAERDAKLCDEPEPEPEPEPEPEPVIEVFVRLPIGENIVGSFPCTATLQSVYDFVDSSGWLDVGSYTLVTFFPRVLYGQHQLSSTLEELGLHPQTSLFVELNY; encoded by the exons ATGAGTGAAGTAGAATCTGTTACGGGTGTCAAAGATAACAGCGAGTCGGAGTCCACAACTTCCGTCACCGGAAGAGAACTAATCAGACCTGTAGCAGTAGGTGCTCTACGATTACCATGGAAGCTGTTCTTCCTCCCGATTTCTGTAATCGGTGGTAGCGTAGGGAGAGTTACCGGTTCAGTTAGGCTGAGTTTTCGGGTGGCTACTGATTCTGTTTTCTCTTATTGGCTACGCATGGTCCGGTTAACTAGCTCTAGTCGTAGCCGGAAACCGTCGTCGACTCCTCTAGTTTCGGCTTCTGTGTCAACAACGGTGGAGGCATCGGAAGCAGTGGATTTCTTGTCAGAATTTGAGAGTCGATATGGTGAAATACATCCAAATTTCGTTCCCGGGGGTTTTATGGATGCAGTGGAGTTGTCTAGGCGTGAGTGTAAGCTGTTGTTTGTTTACTTGCACTCACCGGATAATCCTGATTCATCGTCGTTCTGTGTAAAGACTCTGTGTTCGGAGTTTTTATCGGCGTTTGTAAACGAAAACTTTGTTTCTTGGGGTGATACTATTGGGAAAAATGAGAGACTTGAAATCAGTAAGAGCTTGAACGCTTCTAGGTTTCCTTTCTGGGCGGTGATTAAAGGAGCCACCGACACCGGCGAGGGTTTTTCTAAGCTCCGGCAG TTTGAGGGGCCTTCATCAGCTGAAGAAATGGTTACAGAGTTGCAGAGTGTTCTAGAAGAAAATGCCGCATCCCTTGTTGCAGCAAGCGTCGATAGCACCGATGAACACACAAACAGCTCGCCATTGATGGAGGAAGAAGACGCTCCATGTTCAGTTGCACTTGAAGCCGATCTA GGTAACGAATTCCAGAGGGAGGAAGATCAAAACGAAATAGAACCGGAAGCTGAGAGTGAAGCTAAGTTGTGCGAGGAGGAAGCTTCGTTGCTGGTGGCTGAACCTGAACCTGAACCGGGACCTGATTTTGTTCAG GATGACGAATTGCAGATGGAAGAAGATCAAAACGGAAAGGAACTGGAAGCAGAGCGTGATGCTAAATTGTGCGATGAGCCGGAGCCAGAGCCAGAGCCGGAGCCTGAGCCTGAGCCTGTTATTGAG GTGTTCGTGAGACTACCAATAGGAGAGAATATAGTAGGAAGTTTTCCTTGTACAGCTACTCTACAATCTGTGTATGATTTCGTAGATTCTTCGGGGTGGTTAGATGTCGGGAGCTACACTCTTGTCACCTTCTTCCCTCGAGTTCTTTATGGTCAGCATCAACTCTCCTCCACACTTGAAGAACTTGGACTGCACCCTCAAACCAGTCTTTTTGTGGAGCTCAATTACTGA
- the LOC111918765 gene encoding plant UBX domain-containing protein 10 isoform X4 translates to MSEVESVTGVKDNSESESTTSVTGRELIRPVAVGALRLPWKLFFLPISVIGGSVGRVTGSVRLSFRVATDSVFSYWLRMVRLTSSSRSRKPSSTPLVSASVSTTVEASEAVDFLSEFESRYGEIHPNFVPGGFMDAVELSRRECKLLFVYLHSPDNPDSSSFCVKTLCSEFLSAFVNENFVSWGDTIGKNERLEISKSLNASRFPFWAVIKGATDTGEGFSKLRQFEGPSSAEEMVTELQSVLEENAASLVAASVDSTDEHTNSSPLMEEEDAPCSVALEADLREEDQNEIEPEAESEAKLCEEEASLLVAEPEPEPGPDFVQDDELQMEEDQNGKELEAERDAKLCDEPEPEPEPEPEPEPVIEVFVRLPIGENIVGSFPCTATLQSVYDFVDSSGWLDVGSYTLVTFFPRVLYGQHQLSSTLEELGLHPQTSLFVELNY, encoded by the exons ATGAGTGAAGTAGAATCTGTTACGGGTGTCAAAGATAACAGCGAGTCGGAGTCCACAACTTCCGTCACCGGAAGAGAACTAATCAGACCTGTAGCAGTAGGTGCTCTACGATTACCATGGAAGCTGTTCTTCCTCCCGATTTCTGTAATCGGTGGTAGCGTAGGGAGAGTTACCGGTTCAGTTAGGCTGAGTTTTCGGGTGGCTACTGATTCTGTTTTCTCTTATTGGCTACGCATGGTCCGGTTAACTAGCTCTAGTCGTAGCCGGAAACCGTCGTCGACTCCTCTAGTTTCGGCTTCTGTGTCAACAACGGTGGAGGCATCGGAAGCAGTGGATTTCTTGTCAGAATTTGAGAGTCGATATGGTGAAATACATCCAAATTTCGTTCCCGGGGGTTTTATGGATGCAGTGGAGTTGTCTAGGCGTGAGTGTAAGCTGTTGTTTGTTTACTTGCACTCACCGGATAATCCTGATTCATCGTCGTTCTGTGTAAAGACTCTGTGTTCGGAGTTTTTATCGGCGTTTGTAAACGAAAACTTTGTTTCTTGGGGTGATACTATTGGGAAAAATGAGAGACTTGAAATCAGTAAGAGCTTGAACGCTTCTAGGTTTCCTTTCTGGGCGGTGATTAAAGGAGCCACCGACACCGGCGAGGGTTTTTCTAAGCTCCGGCAG TTTGAGGGGCCTTCATCAGCTGAAGAAATGGTTACAGAGTTGCAGAGTGTTCTAGAAGAAAATGCCGCATCCCTTGTTGCAGCAAGCGTCGATAGCACCGATGAACACACAAACAGCTCGCCATTGATGGAGGAAGAAGACGCTCCATGTTCAGTTGCACTTGAAGCCGATCTA AGGGAGGAAGATCAAAACGAAATAGAACCGGAAGCTGAGAGTGAAGCTAAGTTGTGCGAGGAGGAAGCTTCGTTGCTGGTGGCTGAACCTGAACCTGAACCGGGACCTGATTTTGTTCAG GATGACGAATTGCAGATGGAAGAAGATCAAAACGGAAAGGAACTGGAAGCAGAGCGTGATGCTAAATTGTGCGATGAGCCGGAGCCAGAGCCAGAGCCGGAGCCTGAGCCTGAGCCTGTTATTGAG GTGTTCGTGAGACTACCAATAGGAGAGAATATAGTAGGAAGTTTTCCTTGTACAGCTACTCTACAATCTGTGTATGATTTCGTAGATTCTTCGGGGTGGTTAGATGTCGGGAGCTACACTCTTGTCACCTTCTTCCCTCGAGTTCTTTATGGTCAGCATCAACTCTCCTCCACACTTGAAGAACTTGGACTGCACCCTCAAACCAGTCTTTTTGTGGAGCTCAATTACTGA